The genomic region GCAGGTATGGCCGGCCCGGCTCAGGTGTCACTGGCACCGGCGGGCGTTACCACCGATGGCGGGCCATCGCTGGCGGGCCGCTATCGTGACATCGAGCCAATGCTCGATGGTACTGGTCGCTACCTGGTCAGCTGGAGTCAGTGCCGTTTATTGGAAAATGCCGGCACCCCTGATCAGCGCATTATCCCCTGTACCGAAGAACTACTGGCCGACCCGGATGTAGTCGAAGCACCACCGCTGTTTAGTCTGTATCTCTACGACCCGAACACCAAGACTCAAGTGCCTTTGTTCCTGCCGGAAGAAGGCGTAATGGTGACCGATCCGGTGGTGTTACTGCCAACCACTCGGCCAGCGTTCATTCCGGACGGCATTCCCGGTGTCGATTTGGACGCCAATCTGGTCGCGGAAGGTGTTGGCGTCGTCCATATCAAGTCGGTTTACGACCTGGATGGTGTCGACATAACCGCGGCAGCAGGAGGCATCACCACTGTTCGCGATCCAGCCCAAACCACTGCTGCCCAGCGCCCGGCCCGCTTTCTGCGCATTCTGAAGCCAGTATCGATGCCGGATGATGATGTCTACGACTTCGACAACAGCGCATTTGGTTTCAGCCAGGCGTTCGGCATGCAAGACATTCTTGGCTATGTACCAGTCGAGCCGGATGGTTCGGCGATGTTCAAGGTGCCGGCCAATGTCGCGTTCACGATTCAGGTGCTCGATGGTGAAGGCAAGCGCATCAACAGCTTCCAGCGCCACAACAACCTGTTGCAGGTCAAACCGGGTGAAGTGCGCCAGTGCAATGGCTGCCATACCGCGACCAGTCTGGCTCCGCATGGCCGCCAGGATGCTGAAGCTCCCTCAATCAATCCAGGCGCCCCAACCACGGGTGTCTCGTTCCCGAATACCGAACCAGCGCTGTTTGCCGACATGGGCGAAACCATGGCGCAAGTCTGGACCCGTATCAATGGCCCGCGTACACCTAGCCTCGATATCGTTTTCGACGATGAATGGACCGATCCGAATGTCCGTGCCAAGGATCCCTCGTTCGCCTGGCAGTTCGCTGACCTGACGACCGCGGCGCCAACCAGCGCAGCCTGCCTGTCGGACTGGAATAATCTGTGCCGGACTACGATCAATTACGTGGCCCATATTCAGCCCATCTGGTTATACGACCGCTCGGTTATCGACCCGATAACTGGCGACCTCATCAGCGATGACACCTGCACCAGTTGCCATAGCCGTGCCGATGCCAACGGCGCTGTACAGGTGCCAGCTGGCCAGATCGAACTGGTCGCCGACCAGTCGGCGGTCAACGCCGATTTCGTTGTCTCATTTGTCGAGCTGTTTCGCCAGGATCAGGCTCTGGTCAATAACAATGGCGTCCTGATCGGTGACACCATTGAAACCCGCACACCGGCCATTCCCGATCCAAACAACCCCGGTCAATTCCTCTGCAACCAGGGTATTTTGGATACGGTCACCAACGAGTGTGTGGTAACCACGCCGGTCAATGCCCCACCGCCACCGATGCGAGTCGGTTCAGCGCGTAACAGCACCGCCTTCTTCAACCTGTTCGCCGCTGGTGGAAGCCATCAGGGTAGGCTCAGCGATGCCGAGTTGAAACTGATTGCTGAATGGCTCGATATTGGTGCCCAGTATTACAACAACCCGTTCGAGGCTCCTGAAGATTAATCGCCACGATGGGTAGGAACTCTGCCGGCAGTCACGTAAAATCCGGCAGAATTCCCTCGTCAAACTGAAAACTCATAAAAGGTTTGCTGTTCATGCCGTTGTGGCGCCCCACCCTCCATTTGCTGGTTTTTTCGCTTGGCTGCTCCTCGGCGACATTGTGGGCGGCCGATGAACCGACCACCGAAAACCCCGCCGCCGTCGATACGGTTGACGCACCGGTAGCGGAAACCGATAACGACGACGAAGTGTTGCGTCTGCGCATCGCTGACCCGTATATCGATGTCCATACCGGACCTAGCGAAGGCCATCCGATTCATCAGGTAGTCGAACGCGGCCAGATGATCGACATTCTTGAACGCCGCACCGACTGGTTTCTGGTGCGCACACCACGCGGTTACACCGGCTGGGTGCATCGCAATCAACTGATTCGTACGCTGACGCCACAGGGTCAGCCGGTTGATATCAGTCAAACCAATCTGCAGGATTTCACCGAGTACGATTGGGAGCTCGGTGTCATGTCGGGCGATTTTGATGGCGCGCCGGTGATCAGCATTTATGGCGCCTGGCAGTTTGCCGACAATATTTCCGCCGAGCTGACACTCGGCCAGAGCCTCGGGCGATTTGCCGAAACCAATTTCGCCACCGCCCATATTGTTCATCACCCGTTTCCGCAATGGCGTTTTTCACCGTATTTCCAGCTCGGTGCCGGCGCCATTCAAATCGATCCGAAAGGCACCATCATCACACCCGAAGATCGACAAGAAAACCTGGTTCACGTAGGCGTCGGCGTGCGCACCTATCTCGCCTCGCGTCTGGTATTCCGCATGGAATACAACAACTACGTGGTACTGACCGATCGCAACGACAATGAGAAAGTGGAAGAATGGAAAGCCGGATTCAGCGTATTCTTTTGAGCGCCCTGCTATTGACGCTGGGCCAGCAAACTCTGGCAGCCGACCCGGTCTACGATCCGGAAGTCGAGCGTCAGGAGGTCGATGAAGACCTGATCGACGTCAATGATCTGGAGCTTGGCATTACTGCCGGCGTGCTCAGCATTGAAGACTTCGGTTCCGCAGCCAGTGTCGGTCTGAAGCTCAATTACCATGTCTCGGAAGATTTCTTCTTCTCGGTGCAATACCTGCAAAGCGAAGCTGGGGAAACCAGCTATGAGCGCTTGTCCGGCGGCGCCCAATTGCTGGAAAACCGCGATTACAGCCATTACGGCCTGGCCATCGGCTACAACCTGTTCCATGGTGAAGCATTCTGGGGCAAGGGCACCGCGATCAACTCAGCCTTCTACCTGACCGCAGGTGTTGGCGCCACCCAGTTTGCCGATGACAATTACTTCACTGTTCACGCCGGCGCCGGCTACCGCTTCATCCCGCTCGACTGGCTGGCGATATCGGTCGATTTTCAGGACCATATCTTCGAACACGAGCTGCTCGGTGAGACCAAGTTGATCAATAACCTTGAACTTTCCACCAGCATCACAGTATTTTTCTAAGTCAATCATTAGTATTTGCTGACAAGCTGAATTTCCGGAGTTGTTTTGCCATGTCGAACCGTCGCGCTGTCATTGCCACCAGTCTGTTGATGCTGTTGTTTGTCAGTGGTCTCGTGGTGTCCTCGGTCCAGGCCAAGGAGCTGAGCGGCCCGGCCAAGGATTTCACGCTAAAGGTCCGTGGCGGTGGTAACACCCGTCTAGCCGACCTGCGCGGTGAAGTGGTCATGATCAACTTCTGGGCCTCCTGGTGCGGCCCCTGCCGTCAGGAAATGCCGCTGCTGGAAGACATGTATCAGCGTTACAAGGATCTCGGCTTCACCATTCTCGGCGTCAACGTCGATCACGACCCGGCACTGGCTGACAAGCTGCTGAAAGACATCAAGGTCTCGTTCCCGGTGCTGCTCGATGCCAAGAACGAAATTTCCCGCCTGTACGATATTGACGCGATGCCGAGCACCGTCATGGTTGATCGCAACGGCAACATGCGCTTCCTGCACCGCGGCTACAAGCCGGGTTATGAAGTGCAGTACGAAGAGCAAATCAAGCAACTGGTGCGTGAATAAACCATCAGTCGCTGAGGAGTCTGAACATGAAAACGTTCGCGAAAATGCTGTTGGCCAGCGGTGTCCTGCTCGGCCTGTCTGGCTGCGCCATCGACCCGTGGGTGAAGCCGTACGAGCGCCAGAACCTGGCCGACCCGATCATGTCGTTCGAGCGCGATGCCATTCAGACCGGTTACGTGCATCATGTTTACCAGGCCCGTGAAGGTGCTCGCGGAGCAGAAGGAGGCGGTGGCGGTGGCTGTGGCTGCAACTAAACCGTTTTTGCGCATTATTGGCGCCACGCTCATCAGCGTGGCGTTTGCGTTTTCCAGTCACGCTGGCGTACTGCCGGAGGAACGTGCCGATTTGCTTGCTCACTCTTATCAAGGTGGCGGCATGGACATCAGCGGTCCCTCACTGCTGGTGCGCAAAAACTTTCTGGAGAAAGTATCGGTCAGTGCCAACTACTACATCGACAACGTTTCCTCTGCATCGATTGACGTGCTGACATCCGGCGCCAGCGAATACGAAGAAGAGCGCAAGGAATATTCCTTCTCCGCGGATTACTTGTACAACAAGACGACGTTCTCCACCGGCTATACCAGCAGCGAAGAATCCGATTACTCCGCTGAAACCATTTTCTTCGGTGTCAGCCAGGATTTCTTCGGTGATCTGAGCACCATTTCGCTCGGCTACGCGCAAGGCGATGACTTGGTCAGTCGCAACGAATACACCGATGGCGCGCTGGTCGGTAACACGATTATCGGCACCGTCAAACGCCAGAACTATCGCTTGAGTTTTTCTCAGGTGATCACCACCAACCTGATTATGGGTCTCGGTTTTGAAACCGTTACCGATCAGGCCAATCGCGAAGACGAAGATATTTCGGTGCTGAACAATCCGTATCGTTCCGTACGTTTTCGCAGCGCGCAATCAGGAACCGGATATGCCACACAGCGCGAGTTCTATCCAGATACCCGCACGTCCGATGCCGTAGCCTTGCGGGCGATGTATTACCTGCCCTGGCGCGCATCGATTCGCGCTGAATATCGCTTCTTCACCGATACCTGGGGTATCGAAGCCAGCAACTACGAATTAAAAATGATTCACCCGATTGAAGATCTGGTGACCATCGAAGGTAAATATCGTTACTACGAACAAACGGCGTCGACGTTTTATCGCGATTTGTTCGATGAGCCAAACGAACTGAACTTCCGTGCTCGTGATAAAGAAATGTCGACGTTCAACAACACGACCTTTGGTTTGGGGGCCACCCTGAACCTTGGCAAGTTGCTGAAATGGAATGCAGCCGAGCACGAATTGATGCTGAACTTTTTCGTTGATCACATGATGTTCAGCTACGACGATTTTCGTGATCTGACAGTACACACCAGCAATCCGGGTGCATTCAACGCCGGCGAAGAGCCGCTGTATGAATTCGATGCCCAAGTGTATCGATTATTCCTGACTTACAAATACTGACGTTTCCGAAAACAAAAAAAGGCGCTCAATGAGCGCCTTTTTTTATCCGCCGGGATTCCATTGCATTCATAGCATGATGAAGGCAGTGCAAAATGAATTGAACAGACACGGCTATTCCAGCGCGAATGCGTGCGCTAAAACAAAGCAGCGGACCGGGAAAAAATCTGGGAGGAAAATCTGAGAAGTCGATGGCGGAGCGGACGGGACTTGAACCCGCGACCCCCGGCGTGACAGGCCGGTATTCTAACCAACTGAACTACCGCTCCATCGACCCATTCGAGAGTGCTCTCGAACAAGAGGCGCGCATGATACGCAGCAGCTGGCATACTGTCAACGCGAAATATCAGGATTTTTTTACGCTTGTTTCCGCTCGAAATCGTCGAGGTCAGAAACAAAGGATTGCACCAATACCCTAGCCTATTTATTGTCCTCATCCTCGTCTTCGGATGGCAGGTTTCTCACCGCTTCAGCAAACGCATCATCCCAGCTGACATCATCGCCTTCTGGTGCATGGGTTTCGGGCTCAGCTGTTTCCGCACTGACCGTCTCTGCCTGCGCCACTTCAGCAGGTTCGGGCTCGGGTTCGACTTCCTGGGTCATCGACTCCATCTTGGCCAGAATGTCCTCTACCTTCATGTCCTTGCGCTCGCCTTCTTCGCCAAGCATGGCGGAATACTCGGAGAAGATATTGTTGAGCGTGCCCAAGGTAATGGAGACTTCTTTTTTCAGGCGATCGTTTTCTTCACGCAGGTATTGCACATCGTTGGCATGTGCCGAGCTCATGACTTCGGTCGGGCTGCCATAGGCTGCTGCTGGCGTCAGCGCGTGGTAGGCGTTGGTTAATTCCGATAGGGCCTTTTCCAACTTGCCGATGCTGTCGCTGCTCGGCGATAGGTGGCTGTCGAGCACCGCCTTAAAAAACTGCCGACGCTTGGCCATGATGCTGGTCAGGTGCTTCTCCGCTTCCTCGGCATTCATCAGCAGCGTGTCTTTCAAATAGCGAGACAGCGCCGTGCGATTGGCTTCTTCGTTCGCCTTGATTTCTTTTAGCAGCGCTTGCGCGCCGATGTGCGCGGTGCCACGTCGCCGAAACAACAACCAGGCCATGATGGCAACCAGAATGGCCATCGGCAGCGTCAGCTCCAGAATCAACAACCAGGAGGGACTCATGTGGTTTTCCCGCTCTCACCCAACTCTTCGGCAATGCGCTTATTGGTCAGTTGCTGGCGACGGCGCAGCCACCACCAAATGCCGCCGACAATCGAAAATACCACCACGTTGATGACGACACCAACAACCAGCCAGTACTGCCAGCTGTGCTCTTCTGGTTCGGTGGTGACTTCGTCGGGCTTGGTTTCGGTCGCTGGGGGGTTTTCGTTTTCCGGCTCGGTTACCGCCGGCTCGACGACAGCAGGGGTTTCTTCTTGCGCCGCTGGTTCTGCTGGCGTCTCCGCCAACCCCGTCACCTGCCATTCCAACGCGGGCATCTCCAGCACCACATCGCGACCGGCTGCGGTAACGCCCTGAACCCGGTAATGCAATCGATAACTGCCGTTATGTTCAGCCGCGACCGTTGCATGGAAGCCGGTTTCGCTGCGCTCCATTGTCAACGGCGAACGCCCAGCCGCCGTTTCCAATTCTGAGGTTACCTGCAGCGAGCCTGGTTGGAATAAATCCGGCTCTGGCGTTAACGCCAATTGCGCGACACCGCTTTCGTCGACCGAAACCGATGCTTTCAATGGCGTGGCGACGCCTTTCAAAGAAAGTCGACGCAGACGCTGAAACGTTGGCGATGAAATCTCGACTTCGACGGTGTAATCCATATCCAGCGCCGGCACTTCAAACGGCGCGACGAAATGCGCTTCAGCCACCGGCCTTAGCACCAGCTCACGCCGGAAGGCTTCTCCGCTGATACGGGCATTGGCATTGACCATTTGCAGTAACGCCGCATTGGCAACCGGCGCGCCCTGGTCGAGCAACTGGGCATTGAGCTGCAGCTGTTCACCGGCCAGCACCACCGACGGCAGTTCAGCAAGCGCCATACTGAGCTTGCTGACCAGCAGCACCCGGTTTTCCGGGTCGACATCCGCAATGATTTGCCAAGCGCCAGCGGCGGGCTTGGGAATGGTGATCAGGTCATAAGGGGTTTCGGTATGCCAGCGCCAACTGACCGGCTTTTGCTGGACGCTGTGGACCTCGCCATCTGGCGTGCGCACTTCGGTCGGCTTGGCGTCCGGCGCTTTGAACACCAGAATGGTGATTTCTTCGGCGCCTTCATCGACGTTGAACTGGTTGTCGCGCAGCGGCAGTGAATCCCGCGGCGTGGTTTGCTCAAAAAGACGCAAGAACAAGCGGTTAAGTTGTTCGGCATTTTCCGCCAATTGATATTGACCGCCGGTTTCCAGCGCCAGTTTTTTCATCAGCACCTGATCGGCATCGTGGCTCAGCGCGATGCTATGAACACGAATGTTCTCCGCCTTTAGCTGCGGCAGCAGTCGATTCAGCAAGTCGTTGCGCGCTTCGGCGTTTTCGCTGGCCTGTTTGGAAATATCCACAACACCATCGGTCAGCAAGATCATATGGCGTGGCCCGGCCTGCGTTTTTCCAAGCCAAGGTTTCGCGGCGCGCTCCATGGCGCCACCTATATTGGTGAATAAGCCCTTCGAGGAAATGTCGGCCGCCTTTGCCGTCGCCAGCTCGCGAAAAGCCGGCGTGGCGGCCTGTGGCGGAATCAGATTATTGACGTATTGACCAAACGTCCAAACCCCGGCACGGGCGTTGCTAGGCATTAGATTGGCGACTAATCGAACCGCGGGAATGCGCAGATTCTGGGGATCGTTTTTCTTCATGCTGCCGGAAATATCGACCACGATATGGACTTCCGGGCCGTTCGGTTCAGCCGCCAAAAGCAGAAAAGGCCATGCGGCCAAAACAGCGCAAAAACAAAACGACTGCGCCAATTTGGCCCGGACTCGGCGTGAGCCGACAGGGGTGCTTAAAGTGCTAAACACGTGTGGCTTTTTCTTAAACATGAGGATATCTTGGACAAGTGTAGTTCACAAATGCGCAAGTTACCGCGTGGCCAATAAAAACTAGGCTACCTTACATTCGGAAAGTCGCGGAAATCGGTGAGCACCATGGTTTCTCGGCGGTAATGCAGCGTCTTTTGACCACAACTAACGGAGAAACACGATGAAACAGAACTGGGTCAAACTGGCAATGGCAGGAGCCTTTCTCGCCGGCTCCTCGGTCGCGATGGCAGAAGTTTCCGGGTCCGTCACGCTTACCTCTGATTACATCTTCGATGGCGTCAGCCAAACCGACAACGAACCCGCGCTGCAAGCTGGCGTGGACTACGCGCACGATTCCGGCTTCTACGCCGGTGCCTGGATGTCAAATGTCGATTTCGGTGGCGACACCAACCTCGAAACCGATCTGTATGTTGGTTTCACCTTCGGCAGCGAAGCCGTCAGCTTCGATGTCGGTGCTGTTGCGTATATTTACACCGACTCATTCAGCAGCCCACCGAGCGATGAAGAAGCCGATTACTATGAGGTCTATGCTGGTGTCACCTTCGCCGAAAACTTTACCGTCAAAGGCTGGTTCACCGATGACTACGCATCAGCCGCGCTTGATGCCTACCGCATCAAAGCCACCTACGAAGTTGCCTTGAACGATACTTGGTCAATTCCGCTGGAATACACCTACACCGATATTGATGGTGAGGACTTCAATCACGGCCGTATCGGTATCGCCGGCAACTTTGATCCGTTCACCGTCGATCTCAGCTATCACCAAACCGATATCGATGTCGAAGCCGGAGATGATCCAGACCTTTACTCGGCTGACGGATTGCTGGTCGCCAGCGTTACGTTTAGTTTCTAGGCAGCTTAAGAAAAAGCCCGCAGAAGCGGGCTTTTTCTTTTCGCCATGCTCAATGTCGTTTGACGCAGCGACGGACCAAAACACTTATCCACGATTATTTGAACCGGGCAATGATATGTTGATCGAGTGGACCAGCGTTTTCCTCGGATAACACTTTATCCTGCACCGACTTGCCGACTTCATGTATCCGCTGGCGATCACCGCAAACCAGATAATGCCATTTCGGCAAATCCTTACCTTTGGCGACGCGTACGTAAGCACAAGTCGGCGGCAACCAGTCAAAGCTCAGGACGTTTTCCGGTTTCAGTTGCACGCAGTCGCTGACGTACTTCTTTCGATTTTTATAATCGGCACACTGACAGGCGTGGGTATCGAGCAGTTTGCAACAGACATTGGTTTGATACAGCTCACCGGTTTCGGTGTCTTCAAGTTTATAGGTGCAGCATTTGCCGCAACCGTCGCATAGCGCCTCCCATTCGGTTTTCGACAATTCTTCCAGGCTTTTGCCGCGCCAGTAAAAGGGTTTAAGCGCGCTCATCGGCTTGCACTTCGGTAAAGAATTCCTGGTCGAGAAAACGCAAAATCAACCGATCACCAGCTTGTAACTTTGCAACACCAGCAGGTGTACCGGTCATGACGATATCACCGGGCATAAGCGTAAAATGTTGACTGATATAAGCAAGCAAAGTAGGAATCGGTGTCAACATCCCAGACGTTTTGCCTTGCTGACGAACGGTGCCGTTGATTTCCAGACTGAACTCCAGTTCGCTCAAATCCTGCAACTGCGCACGGCGAATAAAGTTGGTTAATGGCAAAGCACCATCGAAAGCTTTTGCCAACTCCCAGGGCTTGCCTTCGTTTTTCAAGGATTGTTGCCAATCGCGCAAGGTCAAATCCAAACCGAGCCCGACACCGGCAATGGCGGCAAGCGCATCGGCCTCGTTGGCATTGGTCAGGCGTTCGCCAATCAATAATGATACTTCCAGTTCATGATGGCATTCGCCGCGATTTCCTGGAATGGAAAACGATGGCGATAACGGTACAAAACTGGTGGCCGGTTTCAAAAACAGAATCGGCGTGGCTGGAATCGGATTGTTCAGTTCCTTTGCGTGCGCCGCGTAATTGCGGCCAACGCAAACGGCTTTACCGAGCGGATAATCGCAAGCGACATCACCGAGCCAATGGTGCGCGTATCTCATGGTGCCGGCTCCGCTGCCACTTCAATGCTGTCTGTCTGCGGCGTGTTCATCACTGGCGGAAACGCGATACGATCAGCAAGGTAACCCACCGACGTCGCGAAAAACTCCGAGCGATTCCAGCGCAAAAACACATCGTAGTTGTGATAGAGCAGAAACACCCGCTCGGCCGGATTTTCATCAATGCGCAAACGCGCATTCATTTCGGCGACCGGTAAATTGCTGCCGTCATCGCGACGGACACCAAGCGCCTGCCATTCATTCAGGTTTTTCTTTTGGTTATTGAACGGGATGAATTGTTGATGATCCGGCACGACTACTTGGCGCCCCCAGTGTTCACCGGCACGCCAACCATTCATGCGCAAATAATTGGCGCTCGATGCCATGACATCGGCCATGTTGCTCCAGATATTGGCGCGACCATCACCGTCGCCATCGCGGGCGAAACGAAGAAAACTGCTGGGCATGAATTGGCACTGGCCCATGGCGCCGGCCCAACTGCCTTTCATCTCTTTTGAACTGATATGGCCTTGTTCAATGATACGCAGGGCATCGATAAACTCTTTGCTGAAAAACTCCCGGCGCCGTCCCTCATAAGCCATCGTCGCCAAAGCGCTGGGTACATGATGCCTGCCGAGCAAGCGACCATAACTGCTTTCAACGCCCCAGAGCGCCACCAGATATTTGGCTTCAACACCGACTTCACGGGCAATGGCGTTAATCTGCTGATAGTGCTCGCGATATTTCTTCCGGCCCTGCTCAATGCGTGTCGGCGTAATCACGCGTTGCAGATAGGCTTCAACCGTCAGTTTGTCGCGGCTCGGTTGTGAGCGATCCTGACTGACGACTTTAGGAATCAATTGCAAATCAGGCCAGACGTTATCGATCGTCTGTTGTTTGATGCCGGCAGCCAGGGATTGCTGTTTCAGTTGCTCAAGGAAAGCCGGCCACTGATCTTCGGAAACTTCTGCGCCAGCGATACCGGAAAAACCGATCAGTACCGCCGAAACCAAAGGCATTACATTTTTTGTAAACAAGCGTTGGGTAAAACGCTTAATCACCGTCATGAATCACACCTTCCACCTTCGGTGGCATTTGCAAAAAATATCCCACGTCTTTCAGCGCCTGACGCAAGCGCTCGATATCAATACGGGCCAGTTTTTGCCGCGTCGACAAATCCAGCTCCATGACGAAATCGGCGCGACCAAAACGCTTGGCCAGTTCCACCGGCACATCGGCAAACTGATCTTTCTCGCGCAAATACAAATACATTTCGTCTTGCTTGCTGCTGCGGTAAATATAGCAAAACATATTAAGAACTCTGCTCCTGCCACCAGCCCGGCAACGCAATACCGGCATTGGTCAACAAATGGGTAAAGGGGTTTAGGAAAGCCTGCTGGCGCCAGCCGCGCCAGACAAACGGTGCTTGCGGCAGCCGATCGACCGCGGCAATGATGATTGATTCCAGCGCCCGCTTCGAGTACACCAGTTCCGCCGGCAACTGATGCGCCTCGGCAAAGCTCCTCACTTCGCTTGCCATCTGATCCAGCAAGCCCCGGCCGCCTTTGATATCCAGCAAACGGGACACCGGCAGCGGCCACTGGCCGGACGGCAATGCTCTGGCTTTTTCTATCAGGTTGAGCAGTGTTTTTCCGTGCAGACGCGACACTTTTGGATGCAATACATTCAGCGCGGTAAAGTCGTTCCAGTTTTTCGGTGTTTTCTGAGCCAAAGTGATGATGCCTTCATCACGAATCAGATGATTGCGCGAGGTATCGGTGGCCTTGGCTTCTTGCTCGCGCCAACTGGCCAGTCCCTGGGCGATAGCGAGCTCCTGACCGCGCAGCAGATTCACTTGTTTGACTCGGCGATAGAGCAAGGCATCAGGCTCTTGGTGGTGCACTTTCGCCATCGCTTGCTCGCCGTCCTGCCAGAACCAGTCAAGCTTTTCCAGGTCGTGTAAATGTGCTTTCAAATCGGCGTAGAGATCGAGCAGATAAATGACGTCGGTGACCGCGTAATCGACTTGCGCCTGGGTCAATGGACGCACCAGCCAATCGGTACGCGCAGTCTCTTTCGACAACTCCACTTGGTAACGCTCACGGACGACAGCGGCCAAACCGAGCGATGCACCCAGGCCAGCGTAAGCCAGCGCCATTTGAGTATCGAACAGTGGCGTGATATCAGCGCCGCAGGTATGGGCAAAAGCTTCCAAATCCTCGCCGGCCGCGTGCATGACCTTGACCACTGAGGTATTGGCCAGCACGGCAGCAAACGGCGACCAGTCATCGATTTTCAATGGGTCGATCAGATAGACCTTTTCGCCATCGCAGATCTGAATCAGCGCCAGTATCGGCCAAAAGGTTCTGACTCGTTCGAATTCAGTATCAAGCGCCAAGGCTTCGCACTGCTGCCAGCGTTGACAGGCGCTGCGCAAGGATTCGTTGCTGTTCAGCCATTCGACGGGAAAAACAAAAGGCGCGTTGGACGCGCCTGTTGTGGATGCTTGCACGTAGAAACTCTCCTGCAATATCGGAATCAGCGCAGTTCTCGGCGCAAAATTTTTCCGACATTGGTTTTCGGCAAACTGTCGCGGAACTCGACCATTTTTGGTCGTTTGTAGCCAGTCAGTTTGTCATGACAGAAATCAATCAGTTGCTGTTCGGTCAGGCCGTTATCTTTCTTGACGACAAACAGTTTGACCGCTTCACCAGTCTGCTCGGACGGCACACCAATGGCGGCCACTTCCAACACGCCAGGGTGAGCCGAGGCCACCGCTTCGACTTCATTCGGATACACGTTGAAACCGGAAACAAGGATCATGTCTTTTTTCCGATCGACGATTTTCATGTAGCCGTTTTCATCGGAGACAGCGATATCGCCAGTATGCAGCCAACCATCGGCATCGAGCACTTTCGCCGTTTCATCGGGACGGTTGTAGTAGCTATGCATCACCTGCGGGCCACGTACGCAAAGCTCGCCGGATTCGCCGAGCGGTACTTCCTCGTTGTCATCATTGCGAATGCTGATTTCGGTCGAAGGCACCGGCAATCCAATCGTACCGTTGTAGCTTTTCAGACTCAGCGGGTTGATGGTCACGGCCGGTGAGGTTTCGGTCAGACCGTAGGCTTCCAGCAGCGGTTTACCGGTGACTTTCTGCCAGCGCTCAGCGACCGCCGGTTGCACGGCCATGCCGCCGCCCAGCGCCAGTTTGAAATCAGCAAAACTGACTTCGCTGAAACCGGGCGTGTTCAACAAACCGTTGAATAGCGTGTTAACGCCAGTCAGCGCCGTGAACTTCCAGTTATTCAGTTCTTTGACAAAACCGGTCATATCCCGCGGATTGGTAATCAGCACATTCAGGCCACCAAAATGCATGAAGGTCATGCAGTTCGCGGTCAA from Permianibacter aggregans harbors:
- a CDS encoding vWA domain-containing protein, with translation MAAWPFLLLAAEPNGPEVHIVVDISGSMKKNDPQNLRIPAVRLVANLMPSNARAGVWTFGQYVNNLIPPQAATPAFRELATAKAADISSKGLFTNIGGAMERAAKPWLGKTQAGPRHMILLTDGVVDISKQASENAEARNDLLNRLLPQLKAENIRVHSIALSHDADQVLMKKLALETGGQYQLAENAEQLNRLFLRLFEQTTPRDSLPLRDNQFNVDEGAEEITILVFKAPDAKPTEVRTPDGEVHSVQQKPVSWRWHTETPYDLITIPKPAAGAWQIIADVDPENRVLLVSKLSMALAELPSVVLAGEQLQLNAQLLDQGAPVANAALLQMVNANARISGEAFRRELVLRPVAEAHFVAPFEVPALDMDYTVEVEISSPTFQRLRRLSLKGVATPLKASVSVDESGVAQLALTPEPDLFQPGSLQVTSELETAAGRSPLTMERSETGFHATVAAEHNGSYRLHYRVQGVTAAGRDVVLEMPALEWQVTGLAETPAEPAAQEETPAVVEPAVTEPENENPPATETKPDEVTTEPEEHSWQYWLVVGVVINVVVFSIVGGIWWWLRRRQQLTNKRIAEELGESGKTT
- a CDS encoding TorF family putative porin yields the protein MKQNWVKLAMAGAFLAGSSVAMAEVSGSVTLTSDYIFDGVSQTDNEPALQAGVDYAHDSGFYAGAWMSNVDFGGDTNLETDLYVGFTFGSEAVSFDVGAVAYIYTDSFSSPPSDEEADYYEVYAGVTFAENFTVKGWFTDDYASAALDAYRIKATYEVALNDTWSIPLEYTYTDIDGEDFNHGRIGIAGNFDPFTVDLSYHQTDIDVEAGDDPDLYSADGLLVASVTFSF
- a CDS encoding YcgN family cysteine cluster protein; its protein translation is MSALKPFYWRGKSLEELSKTEWEALCDGCGKCCTYKLEDTETGELYQTNVCCKLLDTHACQCADYKNRKKYVSDCVQLKPENVLSFDWLPPTCAYVRVAKGKDLPKWHYLVCGDRQRIHEVGKSVQDKVLSEENAGPLDQHIIARFK
- a CDS encoding fumarylacetoacetate hydrolase family protein; translation: MRYAHHWLGDVACDYPLGKAVCVGRNYAAHAKELNNPIPATPILFLKPATSFVPLSPSFSIPGNRGECHHELEVSLLIGERLTNANEADALAAIAGVGLGLDLTLRDWQQSLKNEGKPWELAKAFDGALPLTNFIRRAQLQDLSELEFSLEINGTVRQQGKTSGMLTPIPTLLAYISQHFTLMPGDIVMTGTPAGVAKLQAGDRLILRFLDQEFFTEVQADERA
- a CDS encoding lytic murein transglycosylase; this encodes MTVIKRFTQRLFTKNVMPLVSAVLIGFSGIAGAEVSEDQWPAFLEQLKQQSLAAGIKQQTIDNVWPDLQLIPKVVSQDRSQPSRDKLTVEAYLQRVITPTRIEQGRKKYREHYQQINAIAREVGVEAKYLVALWGVESSYGRLLGRHHVPSALATMAYEGRRREFFSKEFIDALRIIEQGHISSKEMKGSWAGAMGQCQFMPSSFLRFARDGDGDGRANIWSNMADVMASSANYLRMNGWRAGEHWGRQVVVPDHQQFIPFNNQKKNLNEWQALGVRRDDGSNLPVAEMNARLRIDENPAERVFLLYHNYDVFLRWNRSEFFATSVGYLADRIAFPPVMNTPQTDSIEVAAEPAP
- a CDS encoding YcgL domain-containing protein, with the protein product MFCYIYRSSKQDEMYLYLREKDQFADVPVELAKRFGRADFVMELDLSTRQKLARIDIERLRQALKDVGYFLQMPPKVEGVIHDGD
- the rnd gene encoding ribonuclease D; protein product: MQASTTGASNAPFVFPVEWLNSNESLRSACQRWQQCEALALDTEFERVRTFWPILALIQICDGEKVYLIDPLKIDDWSPFAAVLANTSVVKVMHAAGEDLEAFAHTCGADITPLFDTQMALAYAGLGASLGLAAVVRERYQVELSKETARTDWLVRPLTQAQVDYAVTDVIYLLDLYADLKAHLHDLEKLDWFWQDGEQAMAKVHHQEPDALLYRRVKQVNLLRGQELAIAQGLASWREQEAKATDTSRNHLIRDEGIITLAQKTPKNWNDFTALNVLHPKVSRLHGKTLLNLIEKARALPSGQWPLPVSRLLDIKGGRGLLDQMASEVRSFAEAHQLPAELVYSKRALESIIIAAVDRLPQAPFVWRGWRQQAFLNPFTHLLTNAGIALPGWWQEQSS